GGATGTTGTCTTCTTGTTCCGAAACTATAAATTTTTTTATTGCCAGCAGATATTCTAACCCTTACTGACTTCGTACCAATCCCAGAAAGAAAAGAGACAAAACCCAAAATAGAGGTTTCATAACGAGCAAAATCCCTATAATTTCCAATTATTTGTAATACCGGCTCATAGGGGAAAAATATCTCCCCTTCATCCATAGCATAAACATCTACAGGCAAACCTTCTAAAAGCTTAGCTACCTCAAATATACCTAAAGCTATGCCAAATAAATAATTCCTATCAGGAAAAGATTTTGTGAAAAGCTCCATAACAACTCTTGGATTCTTTCCTAAGCCATTCAAAACCTCTTCAGTACGCAAAAAATACGCATCTGTTTCTAAACCATTTTTAATCTCTTCAGGCTTTGCAATCAAAAAATCCCTCATCCTCTCATAATCCTTTCTTTTATTTCTTTTGATGTAATTATCTCAGCACCATAAATATCCTTCATATATTTCAATGCCCTCTCGTGCTCCTCAGGAACAAAAGAGGCTACAGCATCAGAAACCACAATAACCTTAAAACCTCTATAGAAGGCATCACAGGCATTGTGCTGAACACAGATATGGGTACTTGTCCCAGTCAAAACCACAGTATCAATACCTAAGTTTCTTAACTTATTTTCTAAATCTGTCCCAAAAAATCCACTATAAACTTTCTTTTTTATTACATAATCCCCTTCTTTTGGAGAAAGATCTGCAATAATTTGTGCTCCCTCATCATTTTCCATGGCATGCTCTCCCCAAAGAGATATCTCAGGATCATTAGGAGAATGGGAATCAGTAAGATAAAAAATAGGAATTTTATTGTTTCTTGAAAACTCTAACAAATCTTTTATTACAGGAACTATTTTTTGGGCATATGGATTACCAAATTTACCTGTAACAAAATCTACAATCATATCAATTACTAATATTGCAGGCTTCATTCTTCTCACCCCCAAGGATAAGGGGATAAGCTTTATTAGCTTATCCCCTTAAAACAAAAAATTCTACTACTTCTTTCCTTTTGTGAAATACCAAATGAGAAGGATTATTACTACGATTATTATTAACCACCAATACCAAGCCATATATCTCCCTCCTTCCTAAAAAAAATTAAGAGGGCATCGGCTCTCTTGGATGTAGTTTACATCTTATCCTCAATTATGTCAACCCAAACCCTTCTTGTTCTTGGTCCATCAAATTCTGCTAAGAATATACCTTGCCAAGTTCCTAACTTCATCCTACCATCCTGGATCAAAACAAAAGTAGTATTACCTAATATGGAACTTCTGATATGTGCAGCAGAATTTCCCTCTATATGCGCATAATTTCCAATCCAAGGAACAAGTTTTTCTAATACCTGCAAAATATCTTTACTCACTGATGGATCATAATTTTCATTAATTATTACTCCTGCAGTTGTATGAGGAACAAATATATAACAGACCCCATTTCTTACATTGCTCTTTAAAATACACTCTTCTACTTTTGATGTTATATCCACCAAAGCACTTTTTGCATTTGTAGATACTGTAAATTCAAAAAACATCCCTTTATCCTCCTTTTAGACTATCCATAATTTTCATGTATAATAATCATAGCACGTATTATAAAGGAGGTGACAAAAATGGGCAACGAATGGAAAGGGAAGATCATAAAAATCGACGACTACAGGTTCATGATTCCCGAAGATTACAAGCCAGGAATGAGAGTTCCTGGAATCATATTTGCAGACGAAAAATTACTAAAGGATATTCTATCAGACCAGTCACCAGAACAAGTTGCAAACGTAGCAACTCTGCCAGGTATCATCTATGCATCTTTAGCCATGCCTGATATTCACTGGGGATATGGATTTCCCATTGGTGGCGTTGCTGCCATGAGAAGAAAAGGTGGAGTAATATCTCCTGGTGGAGTTGGATATGATATTAACTGTGGCGTTAGATTAATTAGAACAAATCTAACAAAGGAAGAAGTAGAGCCCAAAATAAAAGAGTTAGTAGATGAATTATTCTATGCCATACCTGCAGGAGTTGGTTCTGAAGGGGAATTGAGAATTAAAGGGAAGGAATTAGATGAAGTTCTTGCAAATGGAGCTCGTTGGGCTGTAAAAAAGGGCTATGGTTCGAAAGAAGATTTGAATAGAATAGAAGAAGGTGGCTGTCTTAGATATGCAAATCCAGATAAAGTTTCAAAAAAGGCAAAAGAAAGAGGAGAATCTCAGTTAGGAACCTTAGGATCTGGAAACCACTTTTTAGAAGTGCAGGTAGTAAGTAGGGTTTTTGAGCCTGAAATTGCAGAAAAAATTGGCATATTTGAAGGACAGATAGTTATAATGATCCATACAGGATCACGTGGACTTGGACATCAGGTAGCAGAAGACTATATTAGGGTGATGAACTCCGCTATGAATAAATATGGTATAAATGTTCCAGACAGACAACTTGCATGTGCTCCTTTCGAATCCCCAGAAGGTCAAGATTACTTTCAAGCTATGTGTGCAGCAGCAAACTTTGCCTGGGCAAATAGACAAATGATAACCCACTGGGTAAGAGAAACTATGGAAAAGGTCTTCAGAATGGGGGCAGAAAAACTCGGTTTACAATTAGTTTACGATGTGGCTCACAATATAGCAAAATTAGAGGAACATATAGTGGAAGGGAAGAAAGAAGAAGTAATAGTACATAGAAAAGGAGCCACCAGGGCTTTTCCTTCAGGTCATCCAGAAATTCCTGAGGAATATAAAGATATTGGTCAGCCTGTGATTATCCCTGGAGATATGGGAAGATCATCTTTTCTTCTTGTTGGACTTCCAAAAGCTATGGAAATCTCTTTCGGCTCCACATGTCATGGAGCAGGAAGAACTCAAAGTAGAAGTGAATTGTTAAGAAGTGGCAGAAGTGCAAGTGATATAGAAAAAGAATTATTAGAAAGAGGCATCATTGTAAGAGCTGCATCAAAAAAATCAATTGTAGAAGAGGCATCTGAAGCTTACAAAAATGTTGTTGATGTAGTAAATGTGGTACATAATGCAGGAATATCCTTAAGAGTTGCTCAGATGAAACCTCTTGCAGTAATAAAGGGGTGAGATTTACTCACCCCTTTTTTTTAAAAATTCATTAGCATTCCTACTTTATGACTTACTCCACCTATTCCTAAGGAATAGAGAAGAGCATAATCTATTCTCCACTTACCATCTGGGCTTCTAAACCCAAAACCAATAGTAGGAGAATCAATATTCCAACCTAACCTAAACAATATAGGATCAAAGGAATATTCCATACCTACATGAGGATATAGGGAGGGAAAATCCAGATCAAAGGCAACATTTAATTTTTTTGACTGATAAGCAATTCCAAACTTAAAATTAGTAGACAGAGCTTCCTTCGTATTACTCTCACCATTGTACCAATCAATATTAGAGAGCAAATTTTGAGCAGAAAAACCCAATTTAAAACTTGAGAAGAGGCGCAATAAAATACCAAGATCCAATCCCCAACCTTCCGCCCTATAAGGTGAAGGTAAATCTACCCAATATCTTTTAAGACTTACTCCCAAAGATACACCCTTTATACCAATAAAATCCAAAGATTTTGCCATAATATATCCCAATTGATTCTCTTTATATAAAACTCCTAAATCTTCAGAGGGAGATAAGGAAGCAAATAAAACTCCACTTGACCAAAGCCCAAAATCAGGAACAGCAAAGGTCAAATCATAAGAGGAAAAATACATGGAAGTACCAAAACCAAAATTTTCTAAGCTTAGAGGGGAATAACCATAAGTAATGTTAAATTGAGAGTTTGAAAGTTTAGCTATACTTGCAGGATTAAAGAACAATCCTACTATTTCTCCCTCAAAAGCACAAAAGGCATTTCCCATTCCAAGAGCACGCACATCCGGACTCACATAAGGTCCTGTGGAAGCAAAGGCGCCATAAATCTGGGCAAAGGACGGAGATACCAATAGAATTACTATTAGAATCCAGATAAATTTTCTTATGATATACCTCCTCACTTAATAACCACAAAACCTTTAAATTTAATTCTTACTGCTCCACTGCTCTCTACAATTATTGCTTTAACAAGATAGTATCCATTTGGAACCAGCTTTCCTAAACTATCTTTTCCATCCCAAACTACAGTATCTTGAGCTTGAGTAGTATTGTAAGATTTTGAGCTCAATTTTTTTACAAGCACTCCATTAAGGGAATATATTTCAATATCTACCCTTTGAATATTTCCTGAAACTGCTTGGAATTGATAATCAATCCTAAGAGTTCCTTTACTTGGAGAAAATACCTTTGGAGATATTAGTAAATCTCCTATCTCTTGTACAACCTGTTCTAATGTAAAAGTATATGTGTCAGAAATTGAATTATCAAGTTTATCAGTAGCTTTAATTATTACAGTGTATACTCCGTTAGTCCAAGTATAACCACTTATTTGAAGGGTTAAAGTTGCAGTTTTATCATCAGAAGACTTTTCATAAGTATAGGTTCCAGAAACAGCACTTCCGTAAGGATCAATCAAACTAATATTAGTCTTAGCCAAATTAAGATCTAAACCAATAGTTTCATCTGCTACAACCGCCCATACCCTCTGAGGAGCGAGAAGAAGTTTGGAATTTCTTGTAGGATTTACTTCTTTTACGATAGGTCCCTTTCTATCTAAGATAAAGGTTGTATTGGAAGTGGATGCATTTCCAGCATTATCATATAAAATCACATCAAGGTTATATGTACCATCTTGACTAAAAACGCTACTTTCAAATCTTGCTACAAGTTCAGTATCTGAAGATTCAGATGGAATAAATAAAGTATCTGTAGAAACTCCTTGAAAAGTAATAGTAACCTTTGATCTTGTAAAATCTATTCCACTACCTAATTCAGAATACTTCACACTAACTTTATCTACATTCCTTACATTTCCAGTTGGAGAAATAGAGAGAATGTTAGGTGCTGTTGTATCTAAAATAAACTTTTGAGGGACAAAAAGCACATTATCTAAAAGGTCAGAAACCCTTATTGTTAAATAATATTCTCCTTCTTGCCAACTATATGTAGGATCTATATTTAATATAAGCTCTGCTGTTTTTGGATTTATAACATTTATTGTAAAGGTAGATGGGACAGTGTTTCCTAATGAATCTTTTAATTCTAAGAAGGTCTTCAATGTATATGTACTTACACCTGTAGTATCATCCTGAACCGTTATTTTAATCTGTGAAAGAGTATAATTCACATAGGTTTGAGGTAAAGTACTACTAATTATCTTTGGAGGTGTTCTATCAATTACAAAATACGTATAAGTAGTAGTATTATTTCCGGCTTTATCTACTAAGTATATGGTAAGATCGTATCTTCCATCCTTAGAAATAACATCCGCTGGCACATTAGCAATGGCATAAATAGAGGATGATAAATTCTTATCAAATAAGAGAGTGACTTCTTTGGAAGGAACATCAGGAGTATACATCTTTATGTGAGATTTTGCAGGCATTAGTGGATAATTATCCCAAAAGTCTAATCCTGAGCCTATATCTTGATACTGTACCCTTATTTGAGTAACAGAATTTACATTTCCAACAGGATATACACTTTGGATTACTGGAGGCGTGTTATCAATAATGAATGTTGATGTAGCCAAAGAGCCAACATTTCCATTTTTATCTACTGGTACTACCTCTATAGTATATTGTCCTGATGGAAGAGAAGAAGTAAAAGTCCAATAAAGGGTATCAACTCCATTATTACACCTTATTCCTCCTACAAGTCTACCCAAGGTATCTTTCACAACTATAGAAGATTTTTCTAAATCTGGTCCTACACCAGCACCATCATCTAAAGCAGCAGAAACTACAAGTATATCAGAAACTAAACTTCCATTTTCAGGTGAAAAGGAAATTACCCGAGGTGGTGTTATATCTAAGGGTCCTGTTGAAAGCCTTTCTACCTTTACAGTTGTCTTAATTTCTTTAAGAGGCAAAAACATACCAAGTGTAGTAGAGAAATAATCAGCATACAAAATAATAGAGTAATTTCCATCCTCAACTCCACCCTCTAAAGTATAATACAATGGTGTTGTATAACCTTCTTGATATACAGGTTGTGGAGAACTTTTCTCTGCATACCAACAAAAGCTTCCATTTCCTGTTGTAGGATCGTAATTTATATTAGTGATAGTTCTTACAGGTTTACCTTTTGCATCATAAATTACAACTTGTAAATTATTTAAAGTATAGGAGGATGCACTGGGATCAATCTTAATTGCATTAAAGAAAAAGGTAGTTCCTGCTATAGCCTCGTTACTCTTTGTTGGGAAGGGAGAAATAATATTAAACTGATTCGAATGAGTATCCCATATACTTGTCTCAATAGTATAGGTAGCATTGGTATCAAGGGAGGGAGAAAAAGGATTAGGGATGGGATAAAAGTTTACAATGGCTAAATCAGGAATATCTAATATCAATCTACCACTTGCCATATTGCTGTTTCCTGCATAATCCACTGCAGTTATAGTATAAACTATATATCCTTCCCTTGCTAAAGTATATGTCCCCCCCAAATACACCATAACCATCCCATACAAAATTATACGTTTTAGGAACAGGACATATAACCCCATTCCACTCAGGAGGAGTATAAACATTTCCTGAACTATCTTGAAGAGTTATAGTTACTGTTGCATATTCGCTCAATTCAAAGGAAATTGTTACCTTATCTCTATATCCATCTCCATCTGGAGAAAATGGGTTAGGTGAAGCACTGAGATTACTAATTGATGGTTTTGTCTTATCCGCTTTTGCAAAGCCCATTTCTGTTGTTAAAGTCTGAGTACCATCGAATACAGCAATCACATAGCTATATTTTAATCCATCCTTCGTAGCTGTATCTGTAAATGTAGTTGATGTGGTAGAGGTGTAAAAGAAATTTGGGTAAGGATTTGTGATACCTTCCGCCCTATATATTGAATAAGTACCTGAGACAGTTGAGGTCCATGCGAGTTCTATTATCCCATTAGGACCAGATCTTGGATAGTTTGGAACCCAATTAATACTCTGAGCGTAAATTATGGAGAAGAGTCCCAGAACGAAAATCGAGAAGAAAAGAAATTTTCTCATATTCCATCCTCCCAAAACTTTTCTTGTATCTTAAATATTATATCACAATTCTAAAAACTCCTTGAAAATACATTTTAATTTCTTTGACAAAGAAAGTAATTATCTGTTATAATCTTCTTAGAATAAATATATTAAAAATCTTGATTAAAGGAGTATATGGTATGGTTGAGAAGCTTAAAAAACATGAGTTTCTTCAAATATTAAAGAGTAATCCTATTATAGCTGCTGTGAGAGAGGAGGATAGATTAACACAGGCTCTTCAAAGTAAAGCAAAGGTCATCTTCTTATTAAAAACAAACATTTTAACTTTACCCCACATAGTACAGGAAATTAAAAAAAACAATAAACATGTTTTTATTCATTTAGATTTATTAGAGGGATTAGCTCAAGATAAATATGCATTAAGATATTTAGGAGAGGTAGTAGGGATAGATGGGATTATAACTACAAGGACTAATCTTATTCAACAGGCAAAAGAAGAAGAACTCATTGCAATCCAAAGATTTTTTGTTTTAGACTCATCAGCATTGGCAACCGGAGTAAAGATTATGCAAACTTCAGAGCCAGATTTCGTGGAAATATTACCAGGTATAATATTCATTCATTTAGGTGAAGAATTAAAACAACAACTGCCCTATCCTTTAATTGCAGGAGGACTCATCCGTACCCCAGAAGAGGCAAAAGATATCCTTAAAGCAGGTGCTGTTGGAGTTTCAACAACTTCTATCGCTCTTTGGAACTTTTAGCTTCTTCTAAGCTCTCAACAGCCTTTAATTTAGCTAAAGCCTTTTGAAGAGAGGCATAAAGTTGTACTTTTTGGGTAATTGCCTTCTTTTCAGAAAGGAGTTTTTCTATCTCTTCCTTCTCTTTTTTAGCTCTTAATATATCTATTTCTTCTGCTTTTTCCGCAGAATCTACAGTAATATAAACATTATCATCAATAAGTTCTAAAAATCCTTCACCAGTAGCAAAGAAATCAACTTTACCACTTTGTTCTTTTACTTTTATAACTCCAATTCTCAAATAAGCCAAAGTGTTCATATGTCCTGGTAAAATTCCCCACATGCCATCCTCTACAGGAACTATTACCTCATAAACATTACCTCTAAATACTACCCTATCTGGTGTTGCTATTTCTAAATGGAGAAGTTTCTCCTTATCCTCTTTCATACTAATACATTAAAGCTCCCATCTCGTGAGCTTTTTTCTTTACATCATCCAAAGTTCCTACCATATAGAAGGCATCCTCAGGAATATCGTCTACCTCTCCATTAATTATGGCAGAAAAGCCCTCTATTGTCTTTTCTCGTGGCACATATACTCCTGGAATATTATTATATTGAGATGCTACAAAGAAAGGTTGAGATAAAAAGAGCTGAATTTTTCTTGCCCTTTGAACAATTAACCTATCTTCTTCTGAAAGTTCTTCCATTCCTAAAATTGATATAATATCCTTTAAGTCTTCATAGTGTTGTAGAATTTCTACAACTTTTCTTGCAACTTTTGCATGTTCTTCACCAACAAACTGAGGCTCTAATATCTGTGAAGAAGATGCTAAAGGATCTACTGCAGGATAAATACCCATCTCCGCTATCTCTCTTGATAGCACTAAGGTAGAATCCAAATGAGAAAAAATTGTAGCAGGAGCAGGATCTGTTAAATCATCTGCAGGAACATATACTGCTTGTACCGATGTAATAGACCCCATATCAGTAGAGATAATTCTCTCTTCCAATTCTCCCATTTCTGTAAGAAGGGTAGGCTGATAACCTACAGATGATGGAATCCTTCCTAACATAGAAGATACTTCCATTCCTGCCTGTACATACCTAAATACATTATCTATTAAAAGCAAAATGTCTTTTCCTAAATAATCTCTAAAATATTCAGCGATGGTTAAAGCAGTGTACGGAACTCTCATTCTTACTCCTGGAGGCTCATTCATCTGTCCAAATACCAAAACTGCCTTTGAAATGACCCCTGAATTTTTCATCTCGAGCCAAAGCTCATTTCCCTCTCTTGACCTTTCTCCAACTCCTGCAAAAACAGAAATTCCTCCATGGGCAGTAGCTATATTATGAATAAGCTCCATGAGTAAAACGGTCTTGCCTACTCCGGCTCCTCCGAATAAACCAATTTTACCTCCCCGTGGGAAAGGAGTAAGTAGATCAATTGCTTTTATACCTGTCTCTAAAATGGAATAAGAAGGCTGTACCCTACGAAATTCTACAGCACTCTTAACAATAGACTCCATTTCTCCTTCTATAGGATCTCCTCCATCAATTGGCTCCCCAAATACATTCAATACTCTTCCTAAAAGCTGTTCAGAAAGAGGCACTCTTATAGGATGAAATAATCTCTTTACTGGCATTCCTCTACGCAGTCCATTTGTGCTTCCTAAAGCAACAGTTCTAACCCTATTATTCCCTAAATGAATTCTTACTTCTAATATCAACTTTTCACTTTCGCCGTTTGGATTATGAACTTCCAAAGCCTCATTTAAAGAAGGGATCTCTTGAGGGAAATAAACATCAACAACAGGACCATTCACTGCAATAATTTTACCTTCCAATTCTAACCACCTCTTGTTCTTTCAAAGTTTCAATACCCGATATAATCTCAAGGAGCTCTCTTGTTATCTTTGTTTGTCTTACTTGGTTAAGCTGAAAAACCAGTTTTTCATAAACTTTCTGAGCATTATCGTAAGCTCTTCTCATGGCTATTCTTCTAAAAGCTTGTTCACTGGCAGATGCATCAAGAAATATCTGATATAAAGTAGTCTCAAAAATGTTTTCAAGAAGGGGACCAATAATTCTATCTGGAGAAGGAAGGAATAAAAAACTTTCCTCTTTCTCTTCTGTAATATTTAAAGGTTTTAGAGGAAGTAATCTTTTTATAATAATATCCTGTCTTGCAATATTAACAAAGTCATAGGAAATAACAAAAACTTCATCCACTTTCTCATCAAGGAAATCTCTCAATAAACTGCGAGCAAGTCTTTTTACTTGTAAGAAGTCAGGATTATCTAAAAGATGAGTAAATGAATCTATTACTTTGTAATTTTTTGCCTTCACAAACTTTATTGCATTTATTCCTACAGGATAAAAACTATACCTCTTTTTAGGATTTTCCTTTATAAATTTTTCTACTGTATTAAGTATCTGCACATTATAACTTCCACAAAAACCCCAATCTGATGTTATCATTAAAATACCCGTATTATAAATGTCTCTTTCTTTTAATAAAGGATGATTCAAAT
Above is a window of Dictyoglomus sp. NZ13-RE01 DNA encoding:
- the atpG gene encoding ATP synthase F1 subunit gamma; the protein is MPTLQQLRRKVKSINNITHIIRSMETLSIVKIRAFQDRALRLKPYTQELQRMLENLVAKLPKEYLNHPLLKERDIYNTGILMITSDWGFCGSYNVQILNTVEKFIKENPKKRYSFYPVGINAIKFVKAKNYKVIDSFTHLLDNPDFLQVKRLARSLLRDFLDEKVDEVFVISYDFVNIARQDIIIKRLLPLKPLNITEEKEESFLFLPSPDRIIGPLLENIFETTLYQIFLDASASEQAFRRIAMRRAYDNAQKVYEKLVFQLNQVRQTKITRELLEIISGIETLKEQEVVRIGR
- a CDS encoding nicotinamidase, producing MKPAILVIDMIVDFVTGKFGNPYAQKIVPVIKDLLEFSRNNKIPIFYLTDSHSPNDPEISLWGEHAMENDEGAQIIADLSPKEGDYVIKKKVYSGFFGTDLENKLRNLGIDTVVLTGTSTHICVQHNACDAFYRGFKVIVVSDAVASFVPEEHERALKYMKDIYGAEIITSKEIKERIMRG
- a CDS encoding transcriptional regulator gives rise to the protein MVEKLKKHEFLQILKSNPIIAAVREEDRLTQALQSKAKVIFLLKTNILTLPHIVQEIKKNNKHVFIHLDLLEGLAQDKYALRYLGEVVGIDGIITTRTNLIQQAKEEELIAIQRFFVLDSSALATGVKIMQTSEPDFVEILPGIIFIHLGEELKQQLPYPLIAGGLIRTPEEAKDILKAGAVGVSTTSIALWNF
- a CDS encoding F0F1 ATP synthase subunit beta, producing MEGKIIAVNGPVVDVYFPQEIPSLNEALEVHNPNGESEKLILEVRIHLGNNRVRTVALGSTNGLRRGMPVKRLFHPIRVPLSEQLLGRVLNVFGEPIDGGDPIEGEMESIVKSAVEFRRVQPSYSILETGIKAIDLLTPFPRGGKIGLFGGAGVGKTVLLMELIHNIATAHGGISVFAGVGERSREGNELWLEMKNSGVISKAVLVFGQMNEPPGVRMRVPYTALTIAEYFRDYLGKDILLLIDNVFRYVQAGMEVSSMLGRIPSSVGYQPTLLTEMGELEERIISTDMGSITSVQAVYVPADDLTDPAPATIFSHLDSTLVLSREIAEMGIYPAVDPLASSSQILEPQFVGEEHAKVARKVVEILQHYEDLKDIISILGMEELSEEDRLIVQRARKIQLFLSQPFFVASQYNNIPGVYVPREKTIEGFSAIINGEVDDIPEDAFYMVGTLDDVKKKAHEMGALMY
- the atpC gene encoding ATP synthase F1 subunit epsilon — protein: MKEDKEKLLHLEIATPDRVVFRGNVYEVIVPVEDGMWGILPGHMNTLAYLRIGVIKVKEQSGKVDFFATGEGFLELIDDNVYITVDSAEKAEEIDILRAKKEKEEIEKLLSEKKAITQKVQLYASLQKALAKLKAVESLEEAKSSKER
- a CDS encoding RNA-splicing ligase RtcB; this translates as MGNEWKGKIIKIDDYRFMIPEDYKPGMRVPGIIFADEKLLKDILSDQSPEQVANVATLPGIIYASLAMPDIHWGYGFPIGGVAAMRRKGGVISPGGVGYDINCGVRLIRTNLTKEEVEPKIKELVDELFYAIPAGVGSEGELRIKGKELDEVLANGARWAVKKGYGSKEDLNRIEEGGCLRYANPDKVSKKAKERGESQLGTLGSGNHFLEVQVVSRVFEPEIAEKIGIFEGQIVIMIHTGSRGLGHQVAEDYIRVMNSAMNKYGINVPDRQLACAPFESPEGQDYFQAMCAAANFAWANRQMITHWVRETMEKVFRMGAEKLGLQLVYDVAHNIAKLEEHIVEGKKEEVIVHRKGATRAFPSGHPEIPEEYKDIGQPVIIPGDMGRSSFLLVGLPKAMEISFGSTCHGAGRTQSRSELLRSGRSASDIEKELLERGIIVRAASKKSIVEEASEAYKNVVDVVNVVHNAGISLRVAQMKPLAVIKG